Within the Gammaproteobacteria bacterium genome, the region CCTGGGTCACCCACGTTTCGCCACCGTCGGAGGTCGCGAGAATCTTGCCGCCAAAGCCCACCGCCCAGCCGTTCCGGCCGTCCGCGGTGAAGCTGACCGAGTGAAGATCGTTGGGTGTGCCGCTCGCCTGTGGCGTCCACGTATTGCCGCCGTCGGTAGTAGCGACAATCACACCGCCAAAGCCCACCGCCCAGCCGTGCCGACCGTCTGCGGCGAAGTCGACCGAATGAAGCTCGTTGGGCGTACCGCTCGCCTGCGGCGCCCACGTTTTGCCGCCATCAGAGGTGGCGATAATCACGCCGCCGAATCCCACCGCCCAGGCATGCCGACCATCCGCAGCGACAGCGACCGAGAAAAGCTCATTGGGTGTACCGCTCGTCTGGGGCACCCACATTCTGCCACCGTCGGAGGTGGCGACAATCACGCCACCAAAGCCCACTGCCCAGCCGTGCCGACCGTCCGCGGCGAAGTCGACCGAGTGAAGCTCGTTGGGTGTGCCACTCTCCTGGGTCACCCAGGTTCTCCCGCCGTCAGAGGTAGCGAGTATCTTGCCGCCAAAGCCCACCGCCCAGCCGTGACGGCCATCCGCGGTAAAATCGACCGAGTTAAGCTGGTTCGGCGTACCGCTCTCCTGGGTCATCCACGTATTCCCGCCATCGGAGGTAGCGATAATCTTGCCGCCAAAGCCCACCGCCCAACCGTGCCGGCCGTCCGCGGCGAAATCGACCGAGAAAAGCTCGTTGGGTGTACCACTCGCCTGGCGCGTCCACGCATCCCCACCGCCGGTGAGCATCTGAGCACCGTAAGCGCACGGTTGCACAAGCAATGCGATGATTAA harbors:
- a CDS encoding YCF48-related protein yields the protein MQLTLIRGLGLSFRAIAAFIALIIALLVQPCAYGAQMLTGGGDAWTRQASGTPNELFSVDFAADGRHGWAVGFGGKIIATSDGGNTWMTQESGTPNQLNSVDFTADGRHGWAVGFGGKILATSDGGRTWVTQESGTPNELHSVDFAADGRHGWAVGFGGVIVATSDGGRMWVPQTSGTPNELFSVAVAADGRHAWAVGFGGVIIATSDGGKTWAPQASGTPNELHSVDFAADGRHGWAVGFGGVIVATTDGGNTWTPQASGTPNDLHSVSFTADGRNGWAVGFGGKILATSDGGETWVTQASGTPNDLHSVSFTADGRHGCAVGFGGIVLTSSPD